A window of the Hypomesus transpacificus isolate Combined female chromosome 10, fHypTra1, whole genome shotgun sequence genome harbors these coding sequences:
- the basp1 gene encoding brain acid soluble protein 1 homolog has translation MGGKLSKKKKGYNVNDEKAKDKDAKAEGASAEESEAPKDAKDEAPVATENAEVANDTAAKEAPAATDATGTKEEDKNAAPAAAAATKEPEKPTANAEAKAEAPKTAEPKAEEKPAAPAPAKEAAPAPAAKEPEVKAQAPAPPAAQAESKGEADAQKTEAPVAPAAKTEAAPTAASPEPKPTEAAPAPAKEAAAAAPVKEAPAPAPSSTAAAELAAPVKEANATEAPVPSKDQTVAVQD, from the coding sequence ATGGGAGGCAAGCTCAGCAAAAAGAAGAAGGGATACAATGTAAACGACGAGAAGGCCAAAGACAAGGACGCCAAGGCGGAGGGCGCCTCGGCCGAGGAGAGCGAAGCCCCCAAAGACGCCAAGGACGAAGCCCCCGTCGCCACGGAGAACGCCGAGGTAGCGAACGACACCGCCGCCAAGGAGGCGCCCGCGGCGACGGACGCCACGGGTaccaaggaagaggacaagaacgccgcccccgccgccgccgccgccaccaAGGAACCGGAGAAGCCCACGGCCAACGCCGAGGCCAAAGCGGAGGCGCCCAAGACCGCCGAGCCGAAAGCCGAGGAGAAACCAGCCGCACCGGCCCCCGCTAAAGAGGCAGCCCCCGCCCCCGCTGCTAAAGAACCAGAGGTGAAGGCCCAGGCCCCCGCTCCGCCCGCGGCCCAGGCTGAGAGCAAAGGCGAGGCCGACGCCCAAAAGACTGAGGCCCCCGTGGCTCCAGCAGCCAAAACCGAGGCGGCCCCTACCGCTGCCTCCCCCGAGCCCAAGCCAACAGAggcagcccctgccccagccaagGAGGCCGCTGCCGCCGCCCCAGTGAAggaggccccagccccagcccctagtTCAACAGCAGCCGCAGAGCTAGCCGCACCAGTCAAGGAAGCAAATGCCACAGAGGCCCCAGTTCCAAGCAAGGATCAAACCGTAGCAGTTCAAGATTAA